The Desulfoscipio gibsoniae DSM 7213 genome contains a region encoding:
- a CDS encoding CAP domain-containing protein yields MQTWNKWLAMIPLMAVLLAFSLLAGPVWAADNPVEKAGNDLIVTQDLPNGEMVVTDDHAVTGQTVKQSAGLGDVTLSMPLVVGGIEGSELSAEANQLFKLINNERSKAGLEPLAADNMLTVLARLKAKDMAEKKYLGSSSPIYGTVEDMLNEAKVEYRSVGENLVRATSAEAAHALFMRYSTLKNRVLNSDFDRIGVAVVPAGSYCYVVEIFIDEEEQIQQNPDEETKTGNDEEGSGADEQTGVKPGQDTKPAPEPEPQPVSGMSADEQQMFNLVNQERTRQGLSPLQFDAALQQQARLKAADMVEKNYFSHTSPTYGSPFDMLQHAGIKYTYAGENLAMAPSVQQAHNGLMNSSGHRANILNANYDRVGIAVQSKGYQKYFVQIFTGGQRNTSPAPKPEPAPAPQPEPAPQPEPAPNPEPNPAPQPGNGSDVNSLTSDEQKMFQLINQERAKNGTAPLKVNNELVKLARLKAQDMINKNYFSHTSPTYGSPFDMMKQFGIRYSYAGENLAGAPTVAMAHENLMNSSGHRKNILNTNFTEVGIGIVNGGPYGKMFVQMFIQP; encoded by the coding sequence TTGCAAACATGGAACAAATGGCTAGCTATGATTCCCTTGATGGCGGTATTATTGGCGTTTTCATTGCTGGCCGGGCCCGTTTGGGCAGCCGACAATCCAGTGGAAAAAGCCGGTAACGACTTAATAGTGACACAAGATTTGCCTAATGGTGAAATGGTGGTCACGGATGACCATGCGGTGACAGGGCAAACCGTTAAACAGTCTGCCGGCTTGGGCGATGTCACCCTTAGTATGCCTTTGGTCGTGGGAGGCATCGAAGGGTCCGAATTATCGGCTGAAGCTAACCAATTGTTTAAGCTGATTAATAATGAGCGGAGCAAAGCCGGCCTGGAACCGCTGGCAGCGGACAATATGCTGACCGTACTGGCTCGATTGAAGGCAAAGGATATGGCGGAGAAAAAGTACCTGGGATCCAGCTCCCCCATTTACGGTACAGTTGAAGATATGTTAAACGAGGCCAAGGTAGAGTACCGGTCGGTTGGTGAAAACCTGGTCCGGGCCACCAGCGCCGAGGCAGCCCATGCCTTATTTATGCGGTACAGTACCTTAAAAAATCGCGTTTTAAATTCCGACTTTGACCGGATTGGCGTGGCGGTGGTGCCGGCAGGCAGTTACTGCTACGTGGTGGAAATCTTTATTGATGAAGAGGAGCAAATCCAGCAGAACCCGGATGAAGAAACCAAAACGGGTAACGACGAAGAAGGTAGCGGAGCTGACGAACAAACTGGTGTAAAGCCCGGTCAGGATACTAAACCGGCACCTGAGCCTGAACCCCAGCCTGTTTCCGGTATGTCGGCTGATGAACAGCAGATGTTCAACCTGGTTAACCAGGAAAGAACCCGGCAAGGCTTAAGCCCGTTGCAGTTTGATGCCGCACTGCAGCAGCAGGCCCGTTTGAAGGCCGCGGATATGGTGGAAAAAAACTATTTCAGCCATACTTCACCGACCTACGGCTCACCCTTTGATATGCTGCAGCATGCCGGTATCAAATATACTTACGCCGGTGAGAACCTGGCTATGGCCCCATCGGTGCAGCAGGCTCACAATGGCTTGATGAATTCCAGCGGCCACCGGGCCAATATATTAAACGCTAATTATGACCGCGTGGGTATTGCTGTGCAAAGTAAGGGCTACCAAAAATATTTTGTACAGATATTCACCGGGGGACAGCGCAACACCAGCCCGGCTCCAAAGCCTGAACCCGCGCCTGCGCCGCAACCGGAGCCTGCGCCACAGCCTGAGCCCGCTCCCAACCCGGAGCCCAATCCGGCACCACAGCCCGGTAACGGTTCCGATGTTAATAGTTTGACGTCTGATGAACAGAAAATGTTCCAACTAATTAATCAAGAGAGAGCCAAAAACGGGACGGCTCCGCTCAAGGTCAATAATGAACTGGTCAAGCTGGCCCGGTTGAAGGCCCAGGATATGATTAACAAAAATTACTTCAGCCATACCTCACCGACCTATGGGTCACCCTTTGATATGATGAAGCAGTTCGGCATCCGGTACAGTTACGCCGGTGAAAACCTGGCCGGTGCCCCTACAGTGGCAATGGCCCACGAAAATCTGATGAATTCCTCGGGGCACAGAAAAAATATCTTAAACACCAATTTCACCGAGGTGGGCATAGGTATTGTAAATGGTGGACCTTACGGCAAAATGTTCGTGCAAATGTTTATTCAGCCGTGA
- a CDS encoding DUF3794 domain-containing protein yields MAIQYFYSEPDNVLCVKIKVPVVLAEEEVQVIVDNVAALPELAQKIDHIDARLLDFEARPVFVHENGDRWVSVIEEEGWERFGWHWVKHRQPVVKKVLVSGTLHKQIFYVDKDDHVKHVGEDIPFADDVTLDVPQPVVDEDDVFVQLHHKKIDMRWDLRRGSRLHQTGVMIFQVKVVEERQIFVQVCPQLDRKCVRGVNLVKDGSFEAWGTNTAPVFWGASNVLRYNNGALMGNIPNEPASLFQTINRQGANNNNIVPTGEYRLCFDAMEIPGFREVLGGTASFNLTAELLFYDLYGNMVTGETKTWNAGNIADQSFTNLCLNAVAPEEAREALVRFSFEPNSLNTSAVVIDNVKLECMRVQNRYFEQFYQG; encoded by the coding sequence ATGGCCATACAATATTTTTATAGTGAGCCCGATAACGTTTTATGTGTAAAAATAAAAGTTCCGGTGGTTCTGGCGGAAGAAGAAGTGCAGGTGATTGTCGACAACGTAGCCGCTCTGCCCGAGCTGGCCCAGAAAATTGACCATATTGATGCCCGGCTGCTTGATTTTGAAGCCCGGCCGGTATTCGTTCACGAAAACGGTGATCGGTGGGTCAGTGTCATTGAAGAAGAGGGCTGGGAGCGCTTTGGCTGGCATTGGGTGAAGCACCGCCAGCCCGTGGTGAAAAAGGTGCTGGTCAGCGGCACACTGCACAAGCAAATTTTTTATGTGGATAAAGATGATCACGTCAAGCACGTGGGCGAAGATATTCCTTTTGCCGACGATGTGACCCTGGATGTGCCCCAGCCCGTGGTGGATGAGGATGATGTATTCGTCCAGCTGCACCATAAAAAAATCGATATGCGCTGGGACTTAAGGCGGGGGTCCCGGCTGCACCAGACCGGGGTGATGATTTTCCAGGTTAAAGTGGTTGAGGAAAGACAAATTTTCGTGCAGGTATGCCCGCAGCTGGACCGCAAGTGCGTCCGGGGCGTTAACCTGGTTAAAGACGGCAGCTTTGAGGCCTGGGGCACCAATACTGCCCCGGTTTTCTGGGGTGCCAGCAACGTATTGCGCTATAATAATGGTGCTTTAATGGGTAATATCCCCAATGAGCCGGCTTCACTGTTCCAGACCATTAACCGGCAAGGTGCCAACAACAACAATATTGTACCCACCGGGGAATACCGGCTGTGCTTTGATGCAATGGAAATTCCCGGTTTCAGAGAGGTTTTAGGGGGGACGGCTTCCTTTAACTTAACGGCGGAACTGCTTTTCTATGATCTTTACGGCAATATGGTTACCGGCGAAACCAAAACCTGGAATGCCGGAAACATAGCTGATCAATCATTCACTAACTTATGTCTCAACGCCGTTGCTCCTGAGGAGGCCCGGGAAGCGCTGGTAAGGTTTAGCTTTGAACCGAATTCGCTAAACACCAGTGCCGTGGTAATTGACAATGTCAAACTTGAGTGCATGCGGGTGC
- a CDS encoding DUF3794 and LysM peptidoglycan-binding domain-containing protein, which yields MVAAQTAVKETITVSQVVSENSKQTVVRGTFMIPDPKPDVDQIISIDKTASVKKTRLLPDKVVVEGTLTLQIVYVAFEKDQSVHHMHAQVPFTAYVDLPGALPDMDVRVDVFVEDVKLNPSSKDVRQFDVIAVLDVSAKVTETREVEVLTEVPDNMHASYDVIHIDDVVGRESAQVIVSEEFDEPDEKPEPKKVLDVDATAMVTDARIVADKVIIDGELTLQIMYVGAVPEQSVHNMHKTIKFTDFVEVPGADPEMDVVVDAVVEDCDVEIKGDPFFSASCVIRLDARVTEPREVRVVTECTGNTVETVELNVEHIIGEDSSQVVVRETFETPDPKPCPEKVLNVSIDEIKVTEKKIIKNKVITKGYVDVKIVYVSAKPDQAVHAMHQRLNFRTFVEIKGAVEGMDVVVKPVVEYINAEATMGCDVNIEAVIKVRVRVTETMRRSVCADVVKDEECPVGQVIDYTIKSGDRLFQLAQRYSTTVNRILAENPGINPNNLQVGQVIKIPCGAKG from the coding sequence ATGGTTGCTGCCCAGACAGCGGTTAAGGAGACTATTACCGTAAGCCAAGTGGTCAGCGAAAATTCCAAGCAAACCGTGGTGCGCGGGACATTTATGATACCAGACCCCAAACCGGACGTGGATCAGATTATCTCCATTGATAAGACGGCCAGCGTTAAAAAGACCAGACTTTTACCTGATAAAGTAGTGGTCGAAGGAACACTTACTTTGCAAATTGTATACGTGGCCTTTGAAAAGGATCAATCTGTACACCATATGCACGCGCAGGTCCCTTTTACCGCCTACGTTGATTTGCCGGGTGCACTGCCCGACATGGACGTAAGAGTGGATGTCTTTGTTGAAGATGTTAAACTTAATCCCAGCAGCAAGGATGTTCGGCAGTTTGATGTAATAGCGGTACTGGATGTATCGGCCAAGGTGACCGAAACCCGGGAGGTCGAGGTGCTTACCGAAGTACCGGATAATATGCATGCCAGCTACGACGTTATTCACATTGATGATGTAGTGGGCCGGGAATCTGCTCAGGTGATTGTCAGTGAAGAGTTTGATGAACCCGACGAAAAACCCGAGCCTAAAAAGGTGCTGGATGTTGATGCCACTGCTATGGTTACAGATGCTCGCATTGTGGCAGACAAGGTGATCATCGACGGCGAATTAACCTTGCAGATTATGTACGTAGGCGCAGTGCCGGAACAGTCCGTGCATAATATGCACAAAACCATCAAGTTTACTGATTTTGTTGAGGTGCCCGGGGCCGACCCGGAAATGGATGTGGTTGTGGACGCTGTGGTGGAAGATTGTGATGTAGAGATTAAAGGTGACCCATTTTTCAGCGCGAGTTGTGTGATAAGGCTGGATGCCCGGGTTACAGAACCCAGGGAGGTCCGGGTAGTTACCGAATGCACAGGCAACACAGTGGAAACCGTAGAGCTTAATGTTGAGCATATTATTGGCGAAGATTCTTCGCAGGTGGTGGTACGGGAAACTTTTGAAACTCCCGATCCTAAACCTTGTCCCGAAAAGGTGCTAAATGTATCCATAGACGAAATTAAAGTAACTGAAAAGAAAATTATTAAAAATAAGGTAATAACTAAGGGTTATGTAGATGTAAAGATTGTTTACGTCTCCGCCAAGCCCGATCAAGCTGTGCATGCTATGCACCAGCGGCTTAATTTCCGCACTTTTGTGGAAATTAAAGGTGCTGTCGAAGGTATGGATGTAGTTGTCAAGCCTGTGGTGGAATATATCAATGCCGAGGCGACCATGGGGTGTGATGTCAATATTGAGGCGGTTATCAAAGTCAGGGTACGGGTTACCGAAACGATGCGCCGGTCTGTGTGTGCTGATGTTGTGAAAGACGAAGAGTGTCCCGTTGGTCAGGTAATCGATTACACCATCAAGTCCGGTGATAGGCTTTTCCAGTTGGCCCAGCGCTACAGTACCACCGTGAATAGGATACTGGCTGAAAACCCGGGGATAAACCCCAATAATTTACAAGTTGGTCAGGTCATTAAAATACCCTGCGGGGCCAAGGGTTAA